The Neofelis nebulosa isolate mNeoNeb1 chromosome X, mNeoNeb1.pri, whole genome shotgun sequence genome has a segment encoding these proteins:
- the NCBP2L gene encoding LOW QUALITY PROTEIN: nuclear cap-binding protein subunit 2-like (The sequence of the model RefSeq protein was modified relative to this genomic sequence to represent the inferred CDS: inserted 1 base in 1 codon; substituted 1 base at 1 genomic stop codon): protein MDHKPLPSRGPLGTMSNDLRLLRSDPSLXLSEYRDQQFGGNNDEQEKLLKESFTLYVGNLSFYTKEEQIHELFSRCGDVKNMFMGLDKIKKMACGFCFVEYHNRFEAENAMWCRNRTRLDDRIIHTDWDLGFRQGRQYGRXRRGGQVRDEFHEDFNAGRGGFREACDRREIH from the exons ATGGACCACAAGCCACTGCCCTCACGGGGCCCATTAGGCACCATGTCCAATGACCTGAGACTTCTGCGCAGCGATCCCTCCTTGTAGCTGAGCGAGTACCGGGACCAGCAGTTCGGTGGCAATAATGATGAGCAGGAGAAATTACTGAAAGAAAGCTTCACACTTTATGTGGGGAATCTTTCCTTTTATACTAAGGAAGAGCAAATACATGAGCTCTTTAGTAGATGTGGTGATGTCAAGAATATGTTTATGGGCCtggataaaattaagaaaatggcaTGTGGTTTCTGTTTTGTAGAATACCATAATAGATTTGAGGCCGAAAATGCCATGTGGTGCCGAAACAGGACCCGCCTAGATGATCGTATTATCCACACAGATTGGGATCTAGGCTTTAGACAGGGCAGACAGTATGGCC CCCGACGTGGGGGCCAGGTAAGAGATGAGTTTCATGAAGATTTTAATGCTGGTAGAGGAGGCTTTAGAGAAGCCTGTGATAGGAGAGAAATCCACTAA